The genomic region GGGATTGCGATGGGTCACATTGGTATGAGGTACTCATTACCAAGTAGAGAGATTATTACTGATGCTGCTGAAACTGTTATTAATGCACACTGGTTTGATGGTGTGTTTTATATCCCAAACTGCGACAAAATTACACCGGGAATGTTAATGGCATCAGTAAGGACTAATGTACCATCTGTGTTTGTATCAGGCGGACCGATGGAAGCAGGAGTGTCACCTACAGGTGAAAATTTATCGTTAGTATCAGTGTTTGAAGGTGTAGGTTCATATAAGCAAGGATCTATGAGCGAGTCCGAATTATCCGAATTAGAAAAGTTAGCGTGTCCTACATGTGGTTCCTGTTCCGGTATGTTTACCGCCAATTCGATGAATTGTTTATCCGAAATGCTAGGTTTAACGGTTCCGGGTAACGGGACAATAGTAGCAACATCAGAAGAAAGACATGAACTAGTACGCCAGGCTGCAAAACATTTAGTAGAACTTGTAAAGAAAGATATTCGTCCACGTGATATTGTCACAAAAGAGGCTATAGATGATGCTTTTGCACTAGATATGGCAATGGGTGGGTCAACGAATACGGTGCTACACACATTAGCAATTGCTCATGAGGCAGGTATTGAATATGACCTAGATCGTGTAAACCAAATTGCTGAACGTGTTCCTTATTTATCAAAAATTAGTCCAGCATCAGACTATTCAATGCACGACGTACATTTAGCTGGTGGTGTAAGTGCCATTATTAAAGAACTATCAAAAATAGACGGCGCTATTCATAAGGATCGTATAACGATTACAGGTAAAACGATCTATGAAAATGTGAAAGATGCTGAAATACTTAATAAAGATGTAATTCGAACCATTGACAACCCTTATAGCCCAGTCGGTGGATTATCAATCCTTTATGGAAATATTGCTCCAGATGGTAGTGTCATCAAGGTAGGGGCAGTTGATCCATCAATTAAAAAGTTTAAAGGGAAAGCGATCGTATTTGAGTCCCAGGAAGAAGCACAAGAAGGAATTGATAACGGGACCGTTCAATCAGGTCATGTCGTTGTCATTCGATATGAAGGGCCTAAAGGTGGACCAGGAATGCCGGAAATGCTTGCCCCTACAGCTTCAATAGCTGGAAGAGGTTTAGGTAAAGAGGTAGCATTGATTACCGACGGTCGATTCTCAGGTGCAACTAGGGGCATTTCAGTTGGCCATATCTCTCCAGAAGCTGCTGAGGGAGGGCCAATTGGATTAGTCGAAAATGGCGATGAAATTGTCATAGATTTAGAGACTCGTTCTATTGAACTACTCGTAGATGATGAAGTACTAGCTGAACGTAAACGAAATTGGAAAGAACCAGAACCAAAAATTCAAACAGGGTATTTAGGTAAGTACTCTAAGTTAGTTACATCTGCTAATACTGGTGGAGTTATGAAAATTTAAAATTTTAATATAGCAAAAACGATGACGGGAACAAAAGAATAAGACAACGTATTTCCAGAGAACCGGGGTTGCTGGAAGCCCGGTAATACGCCTTATTCTGACTTCGTCCCGGAGTGTTAAGTCGAACGGCATTCCCACTAGACTTAACCAGGTGTTGAAAAATACCTGTTACCAAACGAGGCATTCATGTTTTAAGTAATGGCTCACGAGGTAGGATTCGTAAGAATTCTACGAAAAAGGGTGGTACCGTGAAAAGCAAAGACCTTTTCTCCCCTTCTATTCTGCACGTATATACTTTTGTGCAGTTTATTAGGGAGGAATAGGTCTTTTTTTAACCCGTTTTTCTTTAGAAATTGATTTTAGGAGGGATAAACGTGAAGGTAGAAGCAAAGCCGGAAGTACAATCCGGTCCAGTTCAGAAAACAGGTGCAGATCTTCTCGTAGAATCGTTAATCAAGCAGGAAGTTGATACCATATTTGGCTATCCAGGAGGTGCTGTATTACCAATATATGACGCACTATATAAAGCAAGGGAATCCTTTGATCACGTACTCGCTCGTCACGAGCAAGGCGCCATCCATGCAGCAGAAGGCTATGCGAGAGTTTCTGGGAAGCCAGGTGTCGTAATTGCAACATCTGGACCAGGGGCAACAAATTTAATTACAGGTATTACAGATGCGATGATGGATTCTTTACCACTTGTTATATTTACTGGCCAAGTAGCACGCACTGTTATTGGTACCGATGCCTTCCAAGAGGCTGACGTAATCGGGATTACAACCCCAATCACGAAACATAATTACCAAGTCCAAAATATTGAGGACTTACCTCGTATTGTGAAAGAAGCGTTCCATATCGCGACAACCGGCAGGAAAGGACCTGTAGTTGTAGATATTCCGAAAGATATATCTGCTAGTCCATATAACGCAGTTGATACGGAAGCAGATTTTCACTTGCCAGGCTATCAACCGACAACGAAGCCGAACCCATTGCAAGTTAAAAAATTAGCAGAGGCATTAAAAAAGGCTAAAAAACCTGTTTTGCTTGCTGGAGCTGGAGTTTTACATGGTAAAGCGACTGAAAATTTAAAACAGTTTGCCGAAAGACACAAGCTTCCCGTCACGACAACTCTGTTGGGGCTTGGTAGCTTCCCTGGAGATCACCCACAAGCACTTGGTATGGCTGGAATGCACGGAACTTATGCAGCTAACATGGCTCTGTATGAATGTGATTTACTCATCAATATTGGGTCACGATTTGATGATCGTTTAACAGGGAACTTAAAACACTTTGCTCCCAAAGCACATGTAGCACATATAGATATTGATCCAGCTGAAATAGGGAAAAACGTAGAAACACATATCCCAATTGTTGCTGATTCAAAAGAAGCGTTAAATCAATTGTTAGTTCAAGCCACTGAATCTCCTACGATTGAAGAATGGCAACAGAAACTTGAATTTTATAAGGCGGAATATCCACTTTGGTATAACCGACCGGAGAAAGCCATGACAGCTCAGTGGTTAATTGAAACGATTTACAAAGAATCAAATGGTGAAGCAATTGTTACGACTGACGTAGGACAGCATCAAATGTGGGCGGCCCAGTATTATACATTTGCTAAACCGGATCGATGGGTAACATCAGGTGGACTTGGAACGATGGGATTTGGTTTCCCAGCTGCCATTGGGGCACAAATTGCGAAGCCAAATGATATTGTCATTGCCATTGTAGGGGACGGCGGTTTTCAAATGACGTTACAAGAACTTTCATTGTTGCAGGAGAAAAAGATTCCCGTAAAAGTCATCATCGTAAACAATGAAGCTTTAGGTATGGTACGACAGTGGCAAGAGAAGTTTTATGACGAACGTTACTCACAATCCATACTGAACATTCAACCAGACTTCGTAAAGCTAGCCGAAAGTTATGAAATAAAAGGGTTGAAAATTGAATCCCAAGAGGAATTACAGCAACTTTTACCTGAATTATTAGCAAGTGATGAACCTGTTTTGCTAGATTGTCGCGTATTGCAAGAAGAAAATGTCTACCCAATGATTGCGCCAGGCAAAGGATTACATGAAATGATTGGGGTGAAACGATGAAACGGATTATAACCGCAACTGTACAAGATCGTAGTGGAGTATTAAATCGTATTACAGGCCTATTTCAGAAGCGTCAATTTAATATAGACAGTATTTCTGTTGGTCAAACCGAGACCGAAGGATTATCAAGAATGACCTTTGTCGTTGAAGTCGAAGATAGCCAAAAGTTAGAACAATTAATGAAGCAATTAAATAAACAAATTGATGTTTTAAAAGTGTCAGATATAACAGATAAAGCGATTGTTGCTCGGGAACTAGCCCTCATAAAAGTTGTAAGTAACGGGCAAGTTCGAAGTGAAATTCAAGGGATGATTGAACCATTTCGAGCTTCCGTCATTGACGTAAGTAAGGAAAGTTTAACCGTCCAAGTCACAGGTAAGACCGATAAGATTGAAGCATTAATTGATTTGCTTCGCCCATACGGAATTAAAGAACTAGCAAGAACTGGTCTTACTGCATTTTTAAGGGGACACCAACCGCAAGTTGCGGAGTTTAATTCTTATACACAAGTAAAATAAAAAAATTTGAAAGGATGATTTAAGATGGCAAAAGTACTTTATAACGGAGATATTCAAGAAGGGGTATTGAAAAATAAAAAGGTAGCAGTTATTGGTTATGGATCACAAGGTCATGCTCATGCCCAAAACTTAAAAGAAAGTGGATTTGATGTTGTTGTTGGTTTAAGACAAGGAAAATCATGGGATAAAGCAGTAGAGGATGGACTGGATGTAAAAACTGTAGCTGAAGCAGTTCAAGCAGCTGAAGTAGTAATGGTACTATTACCTGATGAATACCAACCAAAAGTTTATGAAGAGGAAATTAAGCCAAATTTACAGGCTGGAAACGCGTTGGCCTTCGCGCATGGATTCAACGTGCATTTTAATCAAGTAGTACCACCAGCAGATGTTGATGTATTTCTTGTAGCACCAAAAGGTCCTGGACACCTTGTAAGAAGAACCTTTGAAGAAGGTGCAGGAGTACCAGCACTTTATGGTATTTTCCAAGATGTAACAGGTGAGGCAGCCGACATTGCATTAGCTTACGCAAAAGGAATCGGTTCAGGTCGTGCAGGCGTACTGAAAACTTCGTTCCAAGAAGAAACAGAAACAGATCTTTTCGGAGAGCAAGCTGTTTTGTGCGGAGGACTTACTAGTCTAGTAAAAGCAGGATATGAAACGTTAACCGAAGCTGGTTATCAACCTGAAGTTGCTTACTTTGAATGTTTACATGAACTTAAACTTATCGTTGATTTGATGTACGAAGGCGGTATGGAATATATGCGTTACTCTATCTCCGATACCGCTCAATGGGGTGACTTCAAGTCAGGACCACGTGTAATTAACGAAGAAACGAAACAACGTATGAAAGAAGTATTGGCTGATATTCAAAATGGTGAATTTGCCAAAGGATGGATCCTCGAAAACCAAGTGAACCGTCCACAGTTTAACGCAATTAATGAAAATGAAAAACAACATTCGATCGAACAAGTAGGAAAGGAGTTACGTGAATTGATGCCATTCGTCAAGAAAGATAACAAAAAGAAGAAGGAAGTGGTATCACATGGCACACGTTAACATTTTCGATACAACGTTAAGAGATGGGGAGCAATCTCCTGGCGTAAATTTGAATCAGTTAGAAAAAATGGAGATTGCCAAACAACTAGAACGATTTGGAGTAGATATTATGGAAGCAGGATTTCCTGCTTCCTCCAAAGGGGACTTTGAAGGTGTTCGTAACATTGCTCGTACGATAAAAAACACTTCCGTCACTGGGCTAGCTAGAACAATTAAGTCAGATATTGATATTGCATGGGAAGCGTTAAAGGATGCAGATGAACCACGACTACATGTCTTTTTAGCAACTTCACCTATTCATATGACATATAAGTTGAAAAAGACGCCTGAAGAAGTAATCCAAACGGCTGTTGAACAAGTAGCCTATGCGAAGAAAAAATTTCCACATGTGCAATGGTCAGCTGAAGATGCTAGTCGTTCAGACTTAGATTTTCTAGTGAAAATTATTCGACAAGTGATTGACGCTGGGGCAACTGTTATTAACCTGCCAGATACAGTAGGTTATACGACACCAGAGGAATACGGAAATATGTTCCGTTATATTCGGGAAAATGTTCCGAACATCGACCGAGTGTCATTATCAGCACACTGTCATGATGATTTAGGAATGGCTGTTGCAAACTCCATTGCAGCGATTGAAAATGGAGCAACACAAATCGAAGGAACGATAAACGGAATCGGTGAACGTGCAGGTAATGCAGCTATTGAAGAAGTGGCGGTTGCGTTGAATATTCGCAATGATAAATATCAGCACTCCACAAATCTTGTTTTAAAAGAGATTAAACGTACGAGTGATCTTGTTAGCAAATTCACAGGTATGTTTGTCCCAGCGAACAAGGCGGTCGTTGGACGTAATGCCTTTGCTCATGAATCAGGTATTCACCAAGATGGGGTCTTAAAACATGCTTCCACTTATGAAATTATTACCCCGGAAATGGTAGGGATTGATTCTAACAATCTCGTGCTTGGTAAACATTCAGGTCGCCATGCATTTAAAAATAAAGTAGAATCTCTCGGCTTCCAAATGGAAGAAAATAAATTAAAAGAAGCCTTTGATGCGTTTAAACTTTTAACTGATAAAAAGAAGGAAGTTAACGATGACGATCTATTCTCTATTTTAATGGATTTACAAACAGATGCTGTTGATGTTCCAAAGTATAAGTTAGAAGCATTCCAAATTCAAAGTGGCTCATCCAATTTACCAACTGCAACTGTTGCCCTTACCTCACCAGACGGGAACCGA from Salirhabdus salicampi harbors:
- a CDS encoding 2-isopropylmalate synthase, encoding MAHVNIFDTTLRDGEQSPGVNLNQLEKMEIAKQLERFGVDIMEAGFPASSKGDFEGVRNIARTIKNTSVTGLARTIKSDIDIAWEALKDADEPRLHVFLATSPIHMTYKLKKTPEEVIQTAVEQVAYAKKKFPHVQWSAEDASRSDLDFLVKIIRQVIDAGATVINLPDTVGYTTPEEYGNMFRYIRENVPNIDRVSLSAHCHDDLGMAVANSIAAIENGATQIEGTINGIGERAGNAAIEEVAVALNIRNDKYQHSTNLVLKEIKRTSDLVSKFTGMFVPANKAVVGRNAFAHESGIHQDGVLKHASTYEIITPEMVGIDSNNLVLGKHSGRHAFKNKVESLGFQMEENKLKEAFDAFKLLTDKKKEVNDDDLFSILMDLQTDAVDVPKYKLEAFQIQSGSSNLPTATVALTSPDGNRVETARTGQGSVESIYNTVESLVQEDIHLADYQLNSIGQGRDALAEVHVTLTVNGKISNGRGTAQDVLEASANAFINAINRVLMSDRNIEQKQAHI
- the ilvD gene encoding dihydroxy-acid dehydratase, which produces MRSDMIKKGIDRAPHRSLLHATGVKTSDLGKPFIGVCNSYVDIIPGHRHLNEFAKVVKEAIREAGGIPFEFNTIGVDDGIAMGHIGMRYSLPSREIITDAAETVINAHWFDGVFYIPNCDKITPGMLMASVRTNVPSVFVSGGPMEAGVSPTGENLSLVSVFEGVGSYKQGSMSESELSELEKLACPTCGSCSGMFTANSMNCLSEMLGLTVPGNGTIVATSEERHELVRQAAKHLVELVKKDIRPRDIVTKEAIDDAFALDMAMGGSTNTVLHTLAIAHEAGIEYDLDRVNQIAERVPYLSKISPASDYSMHDVHLAGGVSAIIKELSKIDGAIHKDRITITGKTIYENVKDAEILNKDVIRTIDNPYSPVGGLSILYGNIAPDGSVIKVGAVDPSIKKFKGKAIVFESQEEAQEGIDNGTVQSGHVVVIRYEGPKGGPGMPEMLAPTASIAGRGLGKEVALITDGRFSGATRGISVGHISPEAAEGGPIGLVENGDEIVIDLETRSIELLVDDEVLAERKRNWKEPEPKIQTGYLGKYSKLVTSANTGGVMKI
- the ilvB gene encoding acetolactate synthase large subunit; translated protein: MKVEAKPEVQSGPVQKTGADLLVESLIKQEVDTIFGYPGGAVLPIYDALYKARESFDHVLARHEQGAIHAAEGYARVSGKPGVVIATSGPGATNLITGITDAMMDSLPLVIFTGQVARTVIGTDAFQEADVIGITTPITKHNYQVQNIEDLPRIVKEAFHIATTGRKGPVVVDIPKDISASPYNAVDTEADFHLPGYQPTTKPNPLQVKKLAEALKKAKKPVLLAGAGVLHGKATENLKQFAERHKLPVTTTLLGLGSFPGDHPQALGMAGMHGTYAANMALYECDLLINIGSRFDDRLTGNLKHFAPKAHVAHIDIDPAEIGKNVETHIPIVADSKEALNQLLVQATESPTIEEWQQKLEFYKAEYPLWYNRPEKAMTAQWLIETIYKESNGEAIVTTDVGQHQMWAAQYYTFAKPDRWVTSGGLGTMGFGFPAAIGAQIAKPNDIVIAIVGDGGFQMTLQELSLLQEKKIPVKVIIVNNEALGMVRQWQEKFYDERYSQSILNIQPDFVKLAESYEIKGLKIESQEELQQLLPELLASDEPVLLDCRVLQEENVYPMIAPGKGLHEMIGVKR
- the ilvC gene encoding ketol-acid reductoisomerase, with amino-acid sequence MAKVLYNGDIQEGVLKNKKVAVIGYGSQGHAHAQNLKESGFDVVVGLRQGKSWDKAVEDGLDVKTVAEAVQAAEVVMVLLPDEYQPKVYEEEIKPNLQAGNALAFAHGFNVHFNQVVPPADVDVFLVAPKGPGHLVRRTFEEGAGVPALYGIFQDVTGEAADIALAYAKGIGSGRAGVLKTSFQEETETDLFGEQAVLCGGLTSLVKAGYETLTEAGYQPEVAYFECLHELKLIVDLMYEGGMEYMRYSISDTAQWGDFKSGPRVINEETKQRMKEVLADIQNGEFAKGWILENQVNRPQFNAINENEKQHSIEQVGKELRELMPFVKKDNKKKKEVVSHGTR
- the ilvN gene encoding acetolactate synthase small subunit, yielding MKRIITATVQDRSGVLNRITGLFQKRQFNIDSISVGQTETEGLSRMTFVVEVEDSQKLEQLMKQLNKQIDVLKVSDITDKAIVARELALIKVVSNGQVRSEIQGMIEPFRASVIDVSKESLTVQVTGKTDKIEALIDLLRPYGIKELARTGLTAFLRGHQPQVAEFNSYTQVK